The Syntrophales bacterium region AGGATGCCGCCAGTCCGGAACCCACCGCAACCAGGTCGCTACCTGACTTCTGGAAGGCGATCGAGCCGCCCGTGATCGTCACGAAGTTCGTCACGCTCGCATTAAGTCCCGTCAGCTCGAAGGATACGGTGCTCGCCGCAATGTTTGCCGCAAAATGGTAATTCGCCGATCCAACCGAAATGTCGTCCGTCGTCGCCGTAATGGTCGTCCCGTCAGTGGTGTACTGAATTTTGATAGTAGCGGCATCCAATGACGCAAACCCGTCCAACGCCGCCGACAACGTGCCGCCCGAAAGCTCGAAGGCCGTCAAAGCACCGCTCGACCGCAGGCCGAAGTTCGCACCTGCCAGCTGCACATACGCAGTCCCCGCCGAGAGCTTCGCCGTCAGATTGCTCCCCGCCGCGATCAGATTGCTACCACTCTTACTGAAACCTACTGTTCCTGAGAGCGTGACAAACTGATTGACTTCCGCGGCAAAGGTACCGCTGGCGTTAAGCTGTACTCCATCTGCGCCTGCAAAATTGATCGTCACCCCAGAAATGATAACCGGAGTGTTTAAAAAATCGATCACCTTGCCATTGGATTCTGTATTCAGCGAAAGATTGACGTTCGACACAGAGGCTGTAAGGTCAGGGACATTCTTAAGCTCGGCGCTGCTAAGTGTTCCCTTGGCAGAATACCAGGTGTCACCGGTTCCGCTGTTGGATAAGATTGCCAGGGCAAAATTGGACACAACGGCTTGGAATCCTACGGCATCTGCATCAAAGGTATCATCAGTAAAAACATTTGCAGTGCCATTGTCATCCAGGATATAGGGTCCATTATGAGTTCCAAAAAAGACGAGGCCGCCTGTAACACCGATTTCAAATGAATCTACAGACAGATTCGTTGTAACACCGTCGTTCAAATTAACTATTTCTGTTTTTTTGGTAAAGCTAAAATCACCCGCCAAGGTCACGAAACTTGCTAATTGAACCTCCAAGGTTCCGATCCCATCGTCAAGATTGCCAGTAACAAAGCCAAGATTATTAAAGATAAACGTATCCTTGGCACTGCCACCGGTCAGGTTCTGAACACCGCTGAAGGTAACGGCAGTCAAACCATTTGGTGTCAGCGTGCCGGCATTGATCCCGCTCAAATTCCACGTGTTGCTTAGGTCGGGAGCAAGCAAGGTAATGTATGCACTGTTATTGCCGATAATGCTTGTAATCCCGGTCCATCCGGTAGTGGTATTGTCATCACCGGAAGCCGATCCTGACACTTTCACCTTGCCGTCTGCAAGAACGGTAAGAATGATTGTCTGGCCGTTGTTCGACGTATCTGAAAGGTCCAGAGTCGTTGAAGTGTGAGACGCCGCTGTTACCGGAAATGCGCTGACGTGGTTGTCAACCGGAAATTCACCAGCGGTTAAAAGTACCCGCTGGCTTGCGAATAGCGCCTCATCCATGACCGCCAGTTGGGCATCATGATCAAATCCGATGACATGGCCAATTTCATGAAGCAGGACGGTGAGGAGGTCGATTCGATCTGCGGCTGCGCTACCGACCGCAGCTGTCAGGTGGTTGGCATCGGTTCGCTCAAATTCATTGTTGTCGGTCGGGGTGCCATCGACGAACCAACCGTAACCGGCCGCATTGCTATCTACATATACGGAATAATCGCGTGCTTCACCCAAGGTACCATCTGGTAAATTTGAAATATGAGCTGTTATGTTATTGAGACGGCCAAGCTGTTCTGAGGAAAGCGGTAAGGCCGACCAGCGTTTGATGGCCTCATTCAGGAGAGTGTTCAACTCCGCGTCAGTAAGGTTGTTTTCAACCTCTGCTGTCACGGCGGAACCGCTGACCACCAGTTTTTTGGATTCGCCCGCTGTGAAAAATATTTCATTATTCAGGCATTGGTCCTGTGTGATCTGTAAGGTGACCCCAGAGCCCGAAGGATCAGAGACGTCTTCGCTGGTTACATATATAATAAGGATAGGGTGGGAGGAATTTTCAGAGGAAACCGGAAGCGTCAGGGAAAACGTTCCGGAAGTTCGGGTGTCAAATCCGTTGTCTGCAAGCGCGTCCAAACGGAAATCAGATAAGGAGCCGAGCGACAAAACCGGCGGATCATGACCGTGGGCGACAATCTCGGTACGGGCGTCAAAAGCAAAACGGCCCTCGGATACCGTCATGCCGGAATCGGCAAGTCCCTCAACCGTCAAACCCAGACCATTGATTTCCTGATTTACCCTGATCGTGACAGATGCTTCCCGCTTGGTCAACGATACCGCATCGGAAGAAACGGACGCAAAAAGATCGAGCCTCGCCTCGGCAGCCACTGTAACGATCACGTCGGAAGAAAGAGAAACCCCGGCGTCCCGAAACTGATCAGAAAACAGGGCCTCTATATCGACGGCAACATCAGACTGTGCGACTGCGTCAAAGAAGAAGTCGAAACGCAAATCGTCCTGCTCTGGAGAATACTCGCCGTTCAGGATCAACGGTTCTGCGGAGGGCTGTTCCGCAGAGCGGCTGACAGTGCCTCTCTTGCCGGCCATCCGGAGATATTCCAGAAGACCATTCAAGCTCGGAAAAGTTCCGAAGCGGGATTTGGTCTCCGAACGTATCTCGTCGAAACGGGGAAGATACGGGAGCCCGAGCAGAGCCTGAAAAGTCGGCAGATAGTCGTTGATCTGAAACCCGGGATTGAGGAGAGACCATATTTCGGGCAGGTACAGCGAGACATCCCAGTCGGCTTTCAGGGAGAGGTTGAAAGAATTCTCCAAAAGATTTTTCAGGGCCAACCGGTGGGAGCCGATATTGATGTCAAAGTTCGCCGTGTCAATCCCGGGCAATTCCCCGATCGCTGATGCATTTTCGTCAATGCTGAAATTGAAAACATCCAGCAGGGTGAAATAGTCAAGAGCCGGGTCATAGAGTTTAGTAAAGGGGGATGACGCTGAATCATGATCAGCGGAAAATATTTTGTTCAGGGAATTGCCAAGGAAGGGTTCTGCTACAGCTTGCGACGAAGAATCGACAAGCCGCTCGCCAATACCGTCGATCCCCTTCAGCAGATCGAGAATGGAATTTCTCAGAGAGCTGATATTGAAACTTAAGGAAACCTCCGGCGCGGTCCCGGAAAAAATGTCTTCGCTTTTTACATTAAGGAAGGCAACTACACCTGCCGAATTATCGAAACGCTGACTCGGCGCCAGATGAAGATCGGCAACGAAGACGCCCGACGTTGTCAGATGAAGCAGATCGCCTATTGTCTCAGGGGCAATGCCCTGCAAATCAGTAAGGGTTATCCTCTTATTGCCAGCAATGAAATCATCAAAATTCACGTCCAGCTTGAGGTTCAAATCAATCTTGCCGGAGACGACCCGCAAAGTGGCCTGTCCAGCGTCGGCTCCGGCCTCATCCTGGAGAAATACCTTATCGATCGATAAATCGGCTGTCAGCTTGCGAACTTCCGCAAAAAACACAGCCGATCCGTCTTTTTGCTCAATTCCAAAAGTAAAATCAAATTTTATTGACGCTGTGTAAGCGGCTGTTTCCCCTTCAGAAAACTGAAATCGCACCTGTTCGGCAAGGCCGTCGGCGTTTAAACGAACCTCACCGTTCAGCGCCGCTTCCAGATCGACGTTGACGCCTATTTCATCAATACTGTTGTAATATCCAACATTTAACCAATTAATACGACCAACGGCGCCGGTCTGATCAGCGCCCCCTTCCAAGATCGCAACGAGACCTTCCAGCGTAGGCGGATCGGTTGCATCCGAGAAGTAATCATACACCGCTTTAAAAAGCCGTGTATCCAGAATCTCTTTGGGCCGGAGCAACTGCCCCATGGTTGCCCCATTGGTTAAGGGGATTGGCGTTCCGAAGGCGTCAAAATCCTCCAGAACCCCTGTCAGATTCGACAGCCCTTCAAGTCCTATTGCGATAGCCGACTGTTCCGTTTCCGTGATCAAACGCTCGGAAGGGGCAGCATCTTCAGCCGCCTTAATATCCCCGGATGTAGCCGCCAACGAATCAGCTTCAACTTCCATGGACAGGGGCTGCTGCTCGTAATCGAGTTCTACTGCATCTATGCCCGCAAATATATCAGTCTGATTGGGGGATAATTCGTATTGGAGCGATTGCTGGTAAACCGGATTAGGGGCGCCAACCTCACTTGGAGCGGGAACCTCTTCCAGATTGGGAATGGCGCCGACCTCACCGCAGGGATTCAACTCGTCCGGCAAACTCGCGTACGCCATCGCGGCGGCAGATTCACCGGACAAGAGAACCCTCGGTTCGAGGGTTTCCATCTCAAATTGGTTTGGAGGCTGCGACTTCTTCACCCTTCCACCACTCTCGCCAAAGGCCCTGAATCCTCCGGGAACAAATCATCGTTCCCCACCTGGTAAAATGCAAACAAAATACGCTACTATCAGCCTAACAACGGAGCCAATTGCAAAACTCCCAACGCTGTCATTCCCGCGACGCTTCTGGGCGGGAAAACGAAGTTTAATGTTCATAATCTGGTTCTAACTACTTGAAAAACCATATTCCCGATAGAGACATTCGGGAATGACAAATGGTTTTGCAATTGCCTCAAATGGTTTTGCAATTGCCTCAAATGGTTTTGCAATTGCCTCAAATGGTTTTGAACTCCGCATCAGGAAAAGAACTTTCAACGACCCTGCTTCAGCAGCATGATACTGCCACAGAGAATCTGTAAATTTCGAGCTGTAAGTAACAAGCAAAATATCCTTTGTCAAGGAAAACCTGCTCAAAGATGTGAACTACCTCACACCTGAAAGAAATCTTATACCTCGGCACTGGGCCCGCTGAAGGAAAGTGCCTCCTCTAACCAGGTATCCATTTTCAGCACATCCCGACGCTGCCGATAGGCGAGTCGCTGGGCGGTTCTCTGAGCCTGAAAAAGCGCCGTTTTTGCTAATATATTTGCTCCGGGAGCGCCTCCATTAAGTGCATTTGTCAGTCGCTTCCTCAAAAAAGCCGGGACAAATCGCCTAATCAGTTCGTCTTCCACGCTCATAAACGCCTGAGCGGAACCGGGGTCGCCCTGCCTTGCGCAACGCCCGAAAAGCTGCCGGTCAATGCGCCCCGACTCATGACGTTCCGTAGCGATCACATGCAGTCCTCCCAGTTCCGCCACACCAAAACCCAACTTGATATCCGTGCCCCGACCTGCCATGTTCGTGGAGATCGTGATCCGGTTTTTCTCCCCGGCGGCGGCGACGATCTGGGCTTCCTCCTTGTGCCGGACGGCGTTAAGCAGATTAAATTCAAGGCCTTTTGCGGAAAGCATTGCGGCCAGTCTTTCACTGGCAGTAACGCTCCTGGTACCCACCAGCACCGGCCGGCCGGTGAGCCGTCTATTTTCGATATCCAGTACAACAGCTTCAAACTTTTCCGTTTCGGACGAAAAAATCCGGTCAGGAATGATTTGTCTGATGCAGGGGCGGTTGGTGGGAATGGTCATGACTGGCAGCCGATAGATGTGCCAGAATTCGCCGGTTGCTTCCCGAGCCGTCCCGGTCATGCCGCTGAGTTTTCGGAAAAAGCGGAAGAATCTCTGAAAACTTAATCTGGCAAGCGTCTCGCTCGGATCGTTAACCGTCAGACCTTCCTTGGCCTCTATCGCCTGATGCAGACCGTGCCTCCATGTCCGGTTCGGCATCAGCCGCCCGGTAAATTCATCGACAATGGCAACCTTGCCGTCCTGAATGACATATTGCTGATCCAGCTTGTAAAATTCCCTGGCCGTCAACGCCTGCTTGACAAGTTCCTCACGACGAGCAGGACCGCGCCACATTCCCTGCAACAGCCGGGCCTGCTCCTCCACCTTCCGAGTTCCCTCCTTGGTCAGGTTGATGTCCTTGTATTTATGATCAACAAGGTAATCCGCTCCAACCATCAGCGAACCGACGATGCCATGGGTGATCTCACAGGCTTCCACCAGTGAAGAGTTTTTCTGCGCCCGGGAGATGATCAATGGCGTCACCGCCTCGTCAATCAGGACGCTGTCGGCCTCATCCACAATGGCCGTATCCAGCCCCCGCAAAACAATGCTGTCTATGCTTTTGGACTGCGGATTGAGAAGCTGGCGGAGCTGCCGGCGCGAAGAATCATGAAGGGCGCCGATAATCAATCTGTCCCTCAGAAAATCCGCGACCAGTTCTTTAAGCGTCGTGTAAACAACCCCTTTGTCGTAATTCAAGCGGCGCTCCCGCGGCTCCATCTGCCCAGTCACGCATCCCACCGATACCCCGCAAAAAGAGTAGAACGGGTTCATTTCGACGGCATCGCGATTCGCCAGATAATCATTGACCGTCACAAAATGGAACGGCCGCCCCGTCCATGCAGCCAGAACCGAAGGCAGGCAGGCGGTGAGGCTTTTCCCCTCGCCGGTCGCCATCTCGGCAAGATATCCGCGATAAAGCGCCAAAGCTCCCATGATTTGAACAGGATACGGCAAAAGCCCCGTCGTGCGGCTTGACGCTTCCACCATATTCGCCAGGGCTTCCGGCAAAAGAGCCTCATGATCCTTGGCCTGACGCCGGAACTGAGTCTGGATGTCCAACAGCCGTTCCCGCAACCTGTGATCCGAAATATGCACAAGCCCCCGGGCCATTTCACTAATCTTATCCGCTTCCTCCTGCAGGGAACGGGCTACGGAGGGTCGGCGCCGACGCCAGCCGGCAAAGCCGTGAACGAGGGCGTCCATGCCCTTGTAAAGCTTTTCAGGAATCACGATACGGGTGCGGTGGTAATCCTGAGCCGGAATTGTCATTAAATTTGATACCTCTTTTGCAGCATTTGCCTGAACTTATGAGCCCACTGGATAAGGAGCGGCTGCGGATTCAGCGTAAGACGGAGCTTTCCCGACATACCGTGCAGCAGCAACGCTTCCGGGGGAGGTTTTATATCCGCGTTAATCTGGAAAAAGGGCTCCGCCGCCTGCACGCCTTTTTCATCCTTCGTGGAAATCGGCACCTCGCCGCCCCCCCGCCATCCCAAGGCTGCCGACGGCAATTTTTCCTGCCGATACGGAATGATCTGGAATTTCAAGACGTCAAGATTTTTTCCACCCTGCCCGGAGATGCGGACCTCGGCATTGTTTATTTTGCCGGTAAAAAGCTCAGTCGCCTCGTCTTGAGAAACAATGGCGGAAAATCGAAAGGCGCTCTCATTGACAATCTTCCCGATCACCGAACCCCTATTCAGCCACGCCCCAATCAGATCCTTCATGTCCGGCGCCACCCATATACCCGACTCCCTGGCCCGAACTATCAGAAAAGCCCGCTGCGCTTCCAGGTCTTTGACCTTCGCTTCGATCGCCTCCAGACGCTTGCCAATTGGCTGCAGATCCGCAGTCTCCATGCGCAGCGCCCGAAGCTGCATCGCCAGCGTCTCCTTCCGCTGCGCGAGGGTGGCCTCGATCTCCAATTCGAGTTCCCGATCAGCAAGTTCCACAAGCGGGGTTCCCGGGCTTACCTGGATGCCCGATGGGGCCAGCACCCTTTTCACATAACCGGGGGCGTCGTTGACAACCTGGACGTACTGCATAGTTTCCATGACGCCCGGGGCGCGAAAGCGGTTGGGAAAGGGGAAAAGGGCCAGAAATAACGCCAGGATGGTCAAAAAACCGAGGCAGACGGCAACGGCCCGCATCCTCGTTCTGGCAAGACGGGGATTGGAAGCCAGATAGACAAACAATTTAAAAACCGGAACCAGACCCCATGTGACAACGCCGATCAGCGCCATGACGAAGCCGGCAAGCAGAAACTTGTCTGCCACGAAAAAGATGATGCCCGTGAATACCACTACCCGGTAGATGCCGCTCAGTATCCCGAATGTAGTTAAATATACAGTTTCTTTGGGACTCTGCGCCGGGCTGAATGAATCCTTGTATCCGAATGCATAGTGTTCAACCAGGTGCCGCAGGTGTTTCATTGCCCGGGAGCTGAGATTGGGGATGTCGAGCAAATCGGAAAGGATGTAGTAGCCGTCAAAACGCAAAAGCGGGTTTCCATTGAACAGAACCGTTGAAACAGAGGCGACAAACATAATGTTGTAGGCAAGGCTGCTTAGAGTTCCCTGAGCTGAATAGGCCCAAACAAAAGTGGCCAGCGCGGCGACAAAAATCTCCATGATCATGCCGGCGGCGCCGACAAAGGCGCGCTGCCAGCGGTTGCGAAAGGACCAGCTCGAGGTGGCGTCCATGTAAGGGAGCGGTGTAAAAACCAGCAGCATGACGCCCATGGTATGCACCTCGCCTCCGAAGCGCCGGCACACCAGGGCATGCCCAAACTCATGAATGGTTTTCACCGCCACCAGACCAATGTACAAAAGAAAGAGATTATCCGGGGCGAGTATCCCCTGGGCCTGATCCCATACCGCGTCAAACCTGTCCAGCGTCACCTTTATTGCCCCAGCCACCACCGCCACCCATAACGCCGCCCCGAGCGGAGAAATAAGGTATCTGAAGATCGGCATCATTCTTTTCAGAAGGTTGTCCGGATCGAAGAGGGGCAGCCGCATAAACAGGATGCTCATCAGTTTTGACTGCAACTCCCGCTGTTGCCTTTTGCGGTACCGCTCAAAAAGTTTGGCGCTGTCCGCGGGTTTTTCAAAGTGGAGAAGATTGGCAAAATAAAGCTGCGTCAAAAGCTGAATCACATCCTCCTGACCGGGGGCGTCGTCGGGATTTCTATTCAGGCACTCATCCCAAACCTCCGCTACCGTGCGATCAGGACGAAGGCGCACAACAAAATCGTGGGCCTCGGGCCGCAGTCGAAAAAACTGATTGTTGAACGGATCGCTGAACATGTACCACATTTCCCCACGGAAACGCCGTTTGCTCACCTTTACCGAAGGGTGCAGACTCACTTTGAGATCGGCAACGCGATACCATGATTCACTGAATGTTTTTCCCGCCTTTTGCATTTTACCACCAGAAAAAGATACGCAGAAAATCGATCGTGCGATGGGCAAATATCCACAGGATATTGCGCTTTCCCACATTGATTTTCGCCACGCCGCTCATGCCGGGCCGCCACCATGAGCTGCTTGTTTCCGGCAAAAGAGCGCGGACAAGGTAAACATTTTTCCCCTCTTCGGTAACCGCCACGGGATCAATGCGCTCCACCTTAACGGTAAATTTCAAATCCGGCCTGCCGACAAACGCTATTTCCCCGGAGCCGTTCGCAGTAATCTCATGAACGTCCCGTTCGTCAACCTTCAGTTCCGCGTACATTTTTTCGATCCTGGCCACCTTGAAGAGGACATCCCCCTTCTTGACAGGCGCCCCGAGCAGCTCTTTCAAGTCGCCTTCCACCACTATTCCGGCGAAAGGCGCCGTTACCTCCGCGTGCTGCAAATGATAATGAACCAGTTTGAGTCTTGCCTGGGCCTGTTCTTCCAGAGCCTGCGCAACTCTCATATCCGCCAGCGCTTTTTGCGCGGAGGCCTTTGCCGCCTCTCTTTCGTAGCGGTTCTGGTTCGCCAGGGCTGTTGATTCCTCGAGGAGAAGTTCCCGGGTGTCCAGCGACAAAAGCAGATCGCTCTTCTTGACCTTATCGCCGATTTTCACATGCACCTTGTGAATATATCCGTCAAAGGGCGCAGGCAGATACGCGACATCGTCCGTTTTCAGGATAAAGGGCGCCTCCACGCGGTAGTTCAACCGTCCGAAAATCAGCACGGCCAAAGCAACGGCGATTAAAAGACCCAGCACTTTTGCAAAGGTATGCTCGACGCCCAGAAGTTTTGCCAGCGCTTCCCGAACCGACGAAACAATTCTCGCCCCAAACCACCGGTCATGCCGCTTCAGATCTTCGAGCCGGCGCGCCGCCTGATCACATAAAACCCGCAACCCTCGCACTTCCTCCTCGGGAAATGGCTCGGTGGAACGCTCACAGGTCAACACCCCTACCGGCTTGTCGTCAAGTCTGATGGGAAGCGACACAATGCATTGCGATCCCTGTTCCCGTGAGTATTTCTCATGGTCCCGGGTTACAGCCAAACTTCCCTCCGGTCGCGGCCACAGGACCTCTTCATCCTGGTCGAAGGTCTCTTCCATCGCCGTTTCCAGGGACTGAACCACAACCATCTTCTTTTCGAATCGCTCCATGTGGCTGATCGCCTGCATGCGGATATAGGCTCCCGTCAGCCATCCGAGGCTGACGCGATCGCAGCGATAGCGGGAGGCAATCTCGTTGCAGAAGGTCATGGCCGCAGCCACATACCTTTTTTCGGCGTTCAGCAGCACCATCAGATCCAGCGCTTCGGCGAATTTTACCACATCGTTTTTGGCCCGGTTTACGACATTACCGAGCTGGTAAACCGAGGGAGTGTCAGCAATCAACGACAGACGGGTGATTGCCTCATCGGAGGTTATCCCGGCGTTATGTTCAAGGAGAAAGACCGTAACGCTGGCCCGACTGTCATCGGTCGCAAGACGGACTCCCACAATGACCCCATCGGTCTTCGCGCCCCCGGGCGTACCCTTTTCTTCCGTTGCAAATCCATCTATACTGGCGGCTTCGGCAACCTTATCCATCCTTTTATTGATATCGGCCTTAGCTGCGCCCAGTCCCCCGGTGGGCCAGACGGCAAGCCTCCTCCAGGAATCGCCGCTCTCCGCCCGCAGCATCAGCAAGCCAAGCCTTGCTCCCACGAGATGTGCTGATTCTTCCAGAAAGGCCGGCCAAAATTCAGCGGGCGGACCGCTGAAACGCCTCATCCGCGCAATCCGCTCCGCAGTGGCGCCTTTATCTTCGTTCACGTTTTCCATAAGCTCTGCCCATCAAATTTTGTAGTCGCCAAACCAAACAGGCGCCGAGTCGCACCTGCTCTTTTGCCCATTGCCGCGCGGCTATCGCCCCCTTATCAGCAGGGAGCCGGCCACCCCAGGGCGCACCGTTCCGTCCTGATTTTCAAACTCCGCCTTTACCTCGAGCAGCCCACTTGCCGGATCAACCACCGGGGAAACAAAAACGAGCTTCCCTTTCACCGCGATGTTTTTTGTACCGGCATTAATTTTAAGATCCACGGACTGGCCCTTTCTCAGACTACGGCCAACCCATTCCTCCACATTACAGACGAAAAGTCCGCGGCTGGTGTCAACTATATGTGCAAGCGGCTGATTCTCCTGAAACCCCTCGCCTTCATCGAGAAAAAGCTTGATAACTGTCCCCTGAATCGGCGAGATCAGGCTGCGTTTGCGCAGGGTCTCCCGCGCCATCTCATACTCGATCCGCTCGCGCTCTTCCTGGGTAACAAGCCTTTTGTGTTCCGCAACGGCAAGCTCATAATCAAGCTGCATCTTTTCCAGTTCCTCCTTGCTGACCGAAGCAGTGCTCCTGAATAATTCGCGATTGGATTCGAGGAGCCACTTCAGGGTGGCCACCCGTGCTGCAGCGGCCTCGAGTTCAGACTTGCCCTCCCAAATCAGCTTGCGCCGCTCCGCTTCAAGTTCATCGAGCTTCTTGTCCATTTCCAGGATAACGGCGCCCTTGGACACAACTGCCCCCTCTTTGACAAAAATGGCGGCAATCGTTCCCCCGGTTGTCGCGCTCAAGGTCACATCCATGATAGGTTCCGTTATTCCCGATAACGAAAGCGTCTCTGCGGCCTGAACCACTGCGGCGGCCAACGGAGAAAAGAATAGAACACACACAATATTGAACAGAAAAAAAACCTTTGCAATCAAGCTAAATGTTTTTTTCGCGACTTCCTGCTGCATCATCG contains the following coding sequences:
- a CDS encoding LEPR-XLL domain-containing protein; protein product: MKKSQPPNQFEMETLEPRVLLSGESAAAMAYASLPDELNPCGEVGAIPNLEEVPAPSEVGAPNPVYQQSLQYELSPNQTDIFAGIDAVELDYEQQPLSMEVEADSLAATSGDIKAAEDAAPSERLITETEQSAIAIGLEGLSNLTGVLEDFDAFGTPIPLTNGATMGQLLRPKEILDTRLFKAVYDYFSDATDPPTLEGLVAILEGGADQTGAVGRINWLNVGYYNSIDEIGVNVDLEAALNGEVRLNADGLAEQVRFQFSEGETAAYTASIKFDFTFGIEQKDGSAVFFAEVRKLTADLSIDKVFLQDEAGADAGQATLRVVSGKIDLNLKLDVNFDDFIAGNKRITLTDLQGIAPETIGDLLHLTTSGVFVADLHLAPSQRFDNSAGVVAFLNVKSEDIFSGTAPEVSLSFNISSLRNSILDLLKGIDGIGERLVDSSSQAVAEPFLGNSLNKIFSADHDSASSPFTKLYDPALDYFTLLDVFNFSIDENASAIGELPGIDTANFDINIGSHRLALKNLLENSFNLSLKADWDVSLYLPEIWSLLNPGFQINDYLPTFQALLGLPYLPRFDEIRSETKSRFGTFPSLNGLLEYLRMAGKRGTVSRSAEQPSAEPLILNGEYSPEQDDLRFDFFFDAVAQSDVAVDIEALFSDQFRDAGVSLSSDVIVTVAAEARLDLFASVSSDAVSLTKREASVTIRVNQEINGLGLTVEGLADSGMTVSEGRFAFDARTEIVAHGHDPPVLSLGSLSDFRLDALADNGFDTRTSGTFSLTLPVSSENSSHPILIIYVTSEDVSDPSGSGVTLQITQDQCLNNEIFFTAGESKKLVVSGSAVTAEVENNLTDAELNTLLNEAIKRWSALPLSSEQLGRLNNITAHISNLPDGTLGEARDYSVYVDSNAAGYGWFVDGTPTDNNEFERTDANHLTAAVGSAAADRIDLLTVLLHEIGHVIGFDHDAQLAVMDEALFASQRVLLTAGEFPVDNHVSAFPVTAASHTSTTLDLSDTSNNGQTIILTVLADGKVKVSGSASGDDNTTTGWTGITSIIGNNSAYITLLAPDLSNTWNLSGINAGTLTPNGLTAVTFSGVQNLTGGSAKDTFIFNNLGFVTGNLDDGIGTLEVQLASFVTLAGDFSFTKKTEIVNLNDGVTTNLSVDSFEIGVTGGLVFFGTHNGPYILDDNGTANVFTDDTFDADAVGFQAVVSNFALAILSNSGTGDTWYSAKGTLSSAELKNVPDLTASVSNVNLSLNTESNGKVIDFLNTPVIISGVTINFAGADGVQLNASGTFAAEVNQFVTLSGTVGFSKSGSNLIAAGSNLTAKLSAGTAYVQLAGANFGLRSSGALTAFELSGGTLSAALDGFASLDAATIKIQYTTDGTTITATTDDISVGSANYHFAANIAASTVSFELTGLNASVTNFVTITGGSIAFQKSGSDLVAVGSGLAAS
- a CDS encoding efflux RND transporter periplasmic adaptor subunit, with product MENVNEDKGATAERIARMRRFSGPPAEFWPAFLEESAHLVGARLGLLMLRAESGDSWRRLAVWPTGGLGAAKADINKRMDKVAEAASIDGFATEEKGTPGGAKTDGVIVGVRLATDDSRASVTVFLLEHNAGITSDEAITRLSLIADTPSVYQLGNVVNRAKNDVVKFAEALDLMVLLNAEKRYVAAAMTFCNEIASRYRCDRVSLGWLTGAYIRMQAISHMERFEKKMVVVQSLETAMEETFDQDEEVLWPRPEGSLAVTRDHEKYSREQGSQCIVSLPIRLDDKPVGVLTCERSTEPFPEEEVRGLRVLCDQAARRLEDLKRHDRWFGARIVSSVREALAKLLGVEHTFAKVLGLLIAVALAVLIFGRLNYRVEAPFILKTDDVAYLPAPFDGYIHKVHVKIGDKVKKSDLLLSLDTRELLLEESTALANQNRYEREAAKASAQKALADMRVAQALEEQAQARLKLVHYHLQHAEVTAPFAGIVVEGDLKELLGAPVKKGDVLFKVARIEKMYAELKVDERDVHEITANGSGEIAFVGRPDLKFTVKVERIDPVAVTEEGKNVYLVRALLPETSSSWWRPGMSGVAKINVGKRNILWIFAHRTIDFLRIFFWW
- a CDS encoding efflux RND transporter periplasmic adaptor subunit, producing MINYPMMQQEVAKKTFSLIAKVFFLFNIVCVLFFSPLAAAVVQAAETLSLSGITEPIMDVTLSATTGGTIAAIFVKEGAVVSKGAVILEMDKKLDELEAERRKLIWEGKSELEAAAARVATLKWLLESNRELFRSTASVSKEELEKMQLDYELAVAEHKRLVTQEERERIEYEMARETLRKRSLISPIQGTVIKLFLDEGEGFQENQPLAHIVDTSRGLFVCNVEEWVGRSLRKGQSVDLKINAGTKNIAVKGKLVFVSPVVDPASGLLEVKAEFENQDGTVRPGVAGSLLIRGR